ATCATCCATGGACGCgaaaaatgataaacaaaatgAGTACCCTTGGCTTAGCAAGCTGTATCGTTCTGACAAATCCACTGATGAAGGAGACTGTGATTCCACTACAGATGCAATGGCTGCTCTCTCCAAACATATGATGTCGTTAGTCCAATTTGAAGGGGTACGTGCTctgtcattttcttttattggaCATCTTGCACTGTTTATAGACTTGATCTTCAGATTTAGCTTGGTCTCtgattcaattaattaaaactGCAGCCTCCCATGAATTTGTATTGATGCTTCAGTTTCATGGTCAAGAGCGGGATTTTAGAAATCAAAATGAGAGATTAGCAGAAATTCAGTCGCAAGCATAGATATCAAGAACTACGTCCGCAGACTCCAGATTGTTGCCCCTGCATATTCCATTATGCAGATCCTATGTTTTTTCAATTCTTTAGCTTCTTTTTGGGCTAGAAGTAGATGGTCTGATAATTTCCATTAGCAACGAAGACTACAAATAATTCATTTATGACATGATTATTGAAGTATAACAGAAGATAAACATATGTTCGGATTTGTACTTGGGGGCAGCCTGAACTTCCAGAGTAGTTCTCTTTATCAAGATTATCTGCATATAATTGTGTATGTCAGCTGACATCAATGAAAAGCTGTTCCAAAGAAAGAACTGCATACCTCAGTTTTTGTATGCAAAATTGGGACATGACGCCGTCATGAAGGCTTGAGCTCAACAGTGGACATGATGAGCGCCATActactgaaaataaaaatcagTACAAAAATAGCAGAAACTTCTCAAAGATTATAGCGGATCAATAATGTTCTCTGATATTAATAGTTGGCACCAAATCTGCAGAAAATGTCAGACAATGGGTTTCCTATCTAACCCAGTACTTGAAATTGGCCTAAACGAATTAGGAAACTATAACATGTTCTGCCTAAACAAATTACATGCCAATAATTTGGAACATTAAAAAGTCATTCCACAAATATATTCTATACATGCAGGCTGCTCCTATGGCAAAGATCTTCTGGCAGGAGGGTATTTTCTTTGAAGCTCTTGGACAACCAGATTGCAGTTTCTCTTGGAGACGCTTTTCCCGGACCAAATGGCCTTATCAAAACCCCAAGTTCCTCAATTTTCGCTTCTTGAAATAACCTTGCACTGAACTCGAGCAAGCCTTCCAGTGCTTCAGCTCGTTGTCGGTAAGAAGACATGTCAATTCTGCGGGGTCGTTGGTCCGAGGATGTTCGGCTTGAGGCACCAGCAGTGGCATTATGATCTGAAGACTCACTTCCATCTTGCTTATCATTGTGTAGTGTAGAACGAACTCCTTGCCAATTATTGAAGCTCAATCGACCTGATTTATCCAGGAACTCAATGGTATATCTATTTTTCATGATAGAACGGTCACCTTGTGGGTATCTGGAGGTGAACGAGCTTCTGCGGATACCTAAGGACCCCACATAGGACCCTAAAGGAAGTTCAAACATCTTATCGATTCGAGGGGAATTGACAGAAACATCTGGAGACTTGATGCTGCCAATGATTTCAAGAGGACCAAGACTGGGCACACGACGACAATGATCTGCACCTTTTCCTGGCAATGGAAGAGAGGCTCTACGAGTGGTTGAAACAGGTCTCTTAACCACGCTTTTTGATGCTTGAAGCTGAAAATAGCATTTCTTCAGTTTGTTTAGCACATAGAGAGAATTCATAGATCATCCTATACTAACTAATATTGTTCGGATATACTAGGGAGAGAGAAGAatgatttttttacaaaaataaatgaGTTCAAGCATATGAAAGTTAAGTAAATGTTTAAAGGTTTAGAGATAAATGGCATCATTTACTGGGATAAAAAGTAACATGGGGATGCTTACTTACAGTATTATGCAATAAAAACAGCTTCCACAATACATGCAAATTATATAAGAAAATTTGGAGAGCAATATATGGAAAGAACATACTTGCAGTTTGGGGCTGGTTTTGGTCTTTTTTGTTAGGAAATATGGCCAGGACCTGCTATTTCTAGGACATGAGTGAACTGTTCCTGAAAATCTCATATTTAAATCCATATGTATAGAAAGTTTCGACCATTTTTCTAACAGAGCTGTACACCTCTTAAGTATTACGCAAACAAATATAATTTTCTACAGTCATAGACCTTTGTTTCCAACAGTCAAACATATACCATGAGTGGAattgaacaataaaaaaaaaggaatgtaAAACTATTATATATTGGGTTAAAAGCATAGAACCAGTGGTAATTCAAGGCAAGACTGCATGGCAAGATAAAGAGACTAGGAATGTGAtggtaaatatttttatatttagaagAGAGTTGCTTCAAAACAAGCATCTGAACAAATTATCATGACAGAAGAAACAAGGACTGTATGCATACAAAAAAGTTTTGTATGATCTTACCAGTTCATTATTCTTTGAGAGCTTTGACTTTCTTTTTGAAACACTGGAAGCTTTTGTTTCTGTATCTTTCTGTTTTGTTGAGATTTTTGAGGTAACAGTTTTTGTAATGACAGTCCGTTCATGCGTGCTTccagaaaataattctttcgTTCTAGGATGCAGATTGGAAGGATTGGTTGTTTCAGTTATCCTAGTGAAAGAATCATAACTTGGCTCAGCTCCAGATACATTTGGATTTACAGTCCTGTCATTTCCACATGAGGATCGTCTCTTGCTATATGCTGGAGGTGGACCACGGGAAGACTCTGAAAATCTAATTGACCTAGTGTTATCCTTTTCTGTTTCAGCCCATTCGCTTGGAAAACTGGTGCGCCTGGGGGAATTGAGCTTAAGGTGAACATTGAGTACATAGGGTTGAAGGTGTTGGTGCCAGAGAAGTGCTGCAGCCTGCCATGATTACTTTCATGTATTAGTAATGTgaatagaataaaaattatttccAAGATGATATGCAAGTGAGGGGCATGCATAATACATTCTTCATACATACATGGTCTACAAAACTAAAAAGATCAACGTAGAGCAGATCTTGCAATTGCGGTTGGAAACAATATTAATACTTTTTCCCCTCACTACCTTGTCTCCCTCGATAGGTCAAAATAGATAGAGAATTAGCTAGAATGTGGTTATTGGCGAATTGAAGTTTCAACTTGAATAGCAGCAAACAAAAATACAGGATATCAACCGACTTAAATAGCTACTACTTAAGTACTTGTGCAGTTAAGAGATATGTAATAAACGAGTGCAGAGCTTACACTAGGACGAAGTTCTGGATTCCTCCTCAGCATGCTTTTCACCAGACCTCGGCTGTAATACAAGTATCATAATCATAGTAAAGTCAATCAGCTAGTTAAGGCTAAAAAAGATTGTCAATTTTCTCATAATAAACCATTATAATAACAATCATATAGCGAGACGATGAAAACTTTtgagcagagagagagagagagattgacaGACATGCAGACACGGGAATACATTTAAGAAATAGGAGAGCAGAGAGGAACTCACAATGAACCAGAGTATTTGGCGGGCAGTGGAGCAACTATAGACTTGTTTATTTTGTTGATGAGAGCTTGCATATCCTGTCAAAAAAAtgtgcagaaaataaaatacaactttaatttttaagaaCTTTACTGACCAGAAGTCAACACCAATCATACCATTCAGGGAAAACATAAATCACAACAAGCAAACAAGGTTAAGCTGAACCCAAAGTCCTGTTTCTAGAAACATTCCTACATGGTAGTCAGCTAATGAATAATGATTAACTAGTCTTAATGTTTATGGTCTAATAAATGTATGACATTCTCATAAATAAAAGCCGGTAGCAAGAATTCACACTTTAGCAGATAATCGGCTGATTTCTTGTGTGAGAAATAAGATTTCAGGCTGTAGACCCACAGGGTTAATCTACTTCAGTAGTAGAGTTCATGGTCAACCTCAGAATAGAGAACATAAATTCATGGAGTATCATTGAACTTCATGCAGAATAATTGACTATTACGGCCAGTCATTCTATTTCCACTACCAATGAGCAAAACTCAAATTAGTATGGTAAAGAAATTGTGTAGCAGGTATGTGAAAGTTTTGAAGTACTTAACTGCTAGCAACAACCAAAATCTTAGTCCAAAAATGTTAGGGCTAATGCAGAAAGGAAATTCAGTACAAAGTTGGCCAACAATCATGTTAAGTCGGCAGCAACTTACAAATGCCTTGAAAGCTGGTTTAAGGGATGTCATTTCATACATGCAGCATCCTGGAAGATATTAAATAGCAGGATACATCAATTTGACATGGACTAGTGCAAAATAGGCTTAACTTAATCCGGTGTATTATTATAATCTTTATAATGACACCATGTAGCAGTAAAATATTTCTCTTACCAAGTGACCATACATCTGATTTGGAACCATATGGTATATCTGCAAGTAGCTCAGGGCACATATAACTGGGAGTACCAACAATCTGAGGAAGAAACGAGGTATGAATAAGTCATATGATGATGGGACAATGATAGAACTGAAAAACGGCATATCGTAACCATAATGCTTACCGAGGAAGCCAGCTCATCTGAACTCAACATTTTGGCAAGTCCAAAGTCACCTGGAACAACCCCATGTAGTTTAGAAATTCATTCCAAATTCCAGGAAGAAAATACAAGATGATGGCTTACCAAGACGAATGTCGTGATCTTTcgtcaaaaatatatttgagCACTGCAGAAATTGAGTGAACATTAAActgaaaaatcatgaatttcaTAATATGTATCATAACTATCAAGGAGGCAGTCTGACAAAACATACCTTGACATCACGATGAAGGATATGGTTCATGT
This DNA window, taken from Salvia splendens isolate huo1 chromosome 18, SspV2, whole genome shotgun sequence, encodes the following:
- the LOC121776409 gene encoding serine/threonine-protein kinase Nek1-like, whose protein sequence is MAEAIKMANGVHLPEEKLCIWLVQLLIALEYLHMNHILHRDVKCSNIFLTKDHDIRLGDFGLAKMLSSDELASSIVGTPSYMCPELLADIPYGSKSDVWSLGCCMYEMTSLKPAFKAFDMQALINKINKSIVAPLPAKYSGSFRGLVKSMLRRNPELRPSAAALLWHQHLQPYVLNVHLKLNSPRRTSFPSEWAETEKDNTRSIRFSESSRGPPPAYSKRRSSCGNDRTVNPNVSGAEPSYDSFTRITETTNPSNLHPRTKELFSGSTHERTVITKTVTSKISTKQKDTETKASSVSKRKSKLSKNNELLQASKSVVKRPVSTTRRASLPLPGKGADHCRRVPSLGPLEIIGSIKSPDVSVNSPRIDKMFELPLGSYVGSLGIRRSSFTSRYPQGDRSIMKNRYTIEFLDKSGRLSFNNWQGVRSTLHNDKQDGSESSDHNATAGASSRTSSDQRPRRIDMSSYRQRAEALEGLLEFSARLFQEAKIEELGVLIRPFGPGKASPRETAIWLSKSFKENTLLPEDLCHRSSLHV